In Ostrea edulis chromosome 6, xbOstEdul1.1, whole genome shotgun sequence, a single window of DNA contains:
- the LOC125647900 gene encoding growth hormone secretagogue receptor type 1-like, translated as MDGLNGTNQSDDDVLLDIYTLNSLRAEFLSTNTVILYIYLVIGVTGNFLVFYVYKFCITKHRTDRFFIPYLAVSDALSCVIGSGFAIALNVLPIRFSGDGLCKSMWFITKWSTLVSALMLLLIAVERYKKVCKPFGNQMTPLAKQLAVVMLIVTSAVLTFPTIFFHGEIEFVARGTSHLVGHRCGRTTFLSGLGTYFTVYNGILAACAVTGISVVTILYYFVGKTIYKQTKFRSRFASSPRKSFAPIPPKSDSGVVSDGNDDVFDDDTDKDVSGDKKRKDSSESFYSTDDDLGDTDAPVPRPRTANQPRRKSIVSRVYTVKQILKKFKISILFMCITFVFILTFTPRLVIMILESSNTEFWTGLSDNEIRVNLFFYRFYIVNNIVNPFLYAAFDHRFTEEIKKRLPCFRKL; from the exons ATGGACGGACTAAACGGAACAAATCAGAGTGATGACGACGTACTCCTGGATATATACACGCTCAATAGTCTCCGTGCCGAGTTCCTCTCGACGAACACCGTGatcttgtatatatatctagttATCGGGGTGACAGGGAACTTCCTAGTATTCTACGTCTACAAGTTTTGTATTACCAAACACCGAACGGACCGTTTTTTCATCCCTTATCTCGCAGTCTCGGATGCGTTATCGTGTGTTATTGGAAGCGGATTCGCCATTGCGTTAAACGTCCTTCCCATCCGGTTCTCAGGAGACGGTCTCTGTAAAAGTATGTGGTTCATAACTAAATGGTCCACTCTAGTTTCGGCCCTGATGCTGCTTCTGATTGCTGTGGAGCGCTATAAGAAAGTATGCAAGCCATTTGGAAACCAGATGACACCTTTAGCCAAACAACTGGCCGTGGTGATGCTTATCGTGACGTCGGCTGTGTTGACTTTTCCAACTATATTTTTCCATGGGGAAATTGAGTTCGTTGCGAGGGGAACGTCCCACCTCGTAG GACACCGGTGCGGTAGAACCACATTTCTAAGTGGATTAGGCACGTATTTTACGGTGTATAATGGCATCCTTGCCGCTTGTGCTGTAACGGGCATCAGCGTTGTCACAATCTTGTATTATTTCGTTGGAAAAACcatatacaaacaaacaaaatttcgAAGTCGTTTCGCCTCCTCTCCAAGGAAAAGCTTTGCTCCAATTCCACCCAAATCCGACTCAGGCGTGGTATCGGATGGAAATGACGATGTTTTCGACGATGACACAGATAAGGACGTTTCTGGAGATAAGAAGCGTAAAGATTCCTCAGAATCGTTCTACTCCACGGATGATGATCTGGGGGACACAGACGCACCAGTACCAAGACCAAGAACTGCTAACCAACCACGGAGGAAAAGCATAGTCAGCCGTGTCTACACGGTCAAGCAGATTCTGAAAAAGTTTAAGATTTCAATTCTATTTATGTGCATTACCTTTGTCTTTATTCTAACATTTACACCGAGACTGGTCATTATGATCCTGGAGTCGTCGAACACAGAATTTTGGACTGGACTCTCGGACAATGAAATAAGAGTGAACTTGTTTTTCTACAGGTTTTACATAGTTAACAATATCGTGAACCCATTTCTTTATGCAGCGTTTGATCACAGATTTACTGAAGAAATTAAGAAGCGGTTACCGTGTTTTCGAAAATTATAA